In one window of Mercurialis annua linkage group LG4, ddMerAnnu1.2, whole genome shotgun sequence DNA:
- the LOC126676536 gene encoding spermidine hydroxycinnamoyl transferase-like — translation MAAFIRNSYTIKPQKPSKTSIHQLSEWDQIGTVTHMPTIYFYKPSSNWLLKSDAMINTLKESLSRVLVPFYPLAGRLRSIGNSRLELVCNDMGVKLLEAESKFQLKDFGDFSPCPAFEYLIPCVDYTLPFNELPLMLVQLTTFQCGGVSVGLAISHTVADGQGALHFICEWARIARGEPLNKSPYLDRNVFKIDESPVFDHREFNHPPLLLGKSNNYEERKKKTATAMLKLTKEQIEKLKKISCVNNDGRSYTRYEILTGHVWKAACKARGHKPEQPTAIGICVDARKRMKPELPDGYFGNATFDVIAVSTAGEIMSNPLGFASGKIREAIQKVTSEYVTSAVTFLKNQKDLTRFQDLHTLGGVEGPFYGNPNLGVVSWLRLPIYGLDFGWGKEIYMGPGTHDFDGDSLVIPHHDEEGSLVLAICLRVAHMDAFKKYFYEGLV, via the coding sequence ATGGCAGCCTTTATCAGGAATTCTTACACAATAAAACCCCAAAAACCATCGAAGACAAGCATTCACCAACTCTCGGAGTGGGATCAAATAGGAACCGTAACTCATATGCCCACAATTTATTTCTACAAACCATCATCAAACTGGCTTTTGAAATCCGATGCCATGATCAATACGCTAAAAGAATCCCTAAGCCGTGTCCTAGTGCCGTTCTATCCGCTGGCTGGGCGCTTACGCTCTATCGGCAACAGCCGCCTCGAGCTTGTTTGTAATGACATGGGGGTCAAGTTACTTGAGGCAGAATCAAAGTTTCAACTGAAGGATTTTGGCGACTTTTCGCCATGTCCGGCGTTCGAATACCTAATTCCTTGCGTGGATTACACTCTACCGTTCAATGAACTACCACTAATGCTAGTACAACTCACTACGTTCCAATGTGGTGGCGTCAGTGTGGGATTAGCTATATCTCATACAGTTGCTGATGGGCAAGGTGCACTTCATTTCATTTGTGAGTGGGCTCGAATTGCCCGCGGAGAACCCTTAAATAAATCTCCATATCTTGATCGAAACGTCTTTAAAATAGACGAATCGCCGGTTTTTGATCATAGAGAGTTTAATCATCCACCACTCTTGCTGGGGAAATCAAATAATTacgaagaaagaaaaaagaaaaccgCTACAGCCATGCTTAAGCTAACCAAAGAGCAAATTGAGAAGCTGAAAAAGATAAGCTGCGTCAACAATGACGGCCGAAGCTATACTAGATATGAAATCTTGACTGGTCATGTATGGAAAGCTGCATGTAAAGCAAGAGGACATAAACCGGAACAACCAACCGCGATCGGAATCTGCGTTGATGCACGTAAGAGGATGAAACCGGAATTACCTGATGGATATTTCGGCAATGCAACTTTTGATGTAATTGCAGTGAGCACTGCCGGTGAGATTATGTCAAACCCATTAGGGTTTGCTTCAGGCAAAATCAGGGAAGCAATACAGAAGGTAACATCTGAGTATGTGACCTCTGCTGTAACTTTCTTGAAGAATCAAAAAGATTTGACTAGGTTTCAAGATCTTCATACATTAGGAGGTGTTGAAGGACCTTTCTATGGAAACCCTAATCTGGGAGTTGTCAGCTGGCTGAGATTACCAATCTATGGTCTTGATTTTGGGTGGGGAAAAGAAATTTACATGGGACCAGGAACTCATGATTTTGATGGGGACTCATTGGTTATTCCTCATCATGATGAAGAGGGATCGTTAGTTCTTGCTATATGTTTGCGGGTAGCCCATATGGATGCTTTTAAGAAGTACTTCTATGAAGGTCTCGTTTGA